GGCAGGGAGATCACCCTACGCCAGCAAGGCAATGCGCTGGTTTCGACCCAGGCCGATGGCGCGCCCCATGACTACCGCTTCAGCGGTCAGGGCGTGACGTTCTCGGGGGGCACGCCGCTGAGCCCGCGAGGCAACGGCCAGGACGTGTTCGTGGACTCCCCCGATCCGCGTGGCTAGGCCGGGCAGACGCAGACTGCGCAGCGTGCCCAGGCTGGGGAAGCACCGCCTTGACTGGCCCAAGCTCCGGTGCGGTGAGGAAGGACTCATCCGTCAACGCCTCCAGGAAGGCGAGGATGGCAGCCTTCTCGCCCTCCTCCAGCGAGAGCCCAGGCGGTGCAGCGTTGCGGCGGAAGGCCGCGTCCAGCGTAGCGGAGGGCACCATGCCGTGCCGGTAGTGCTCCAGAACTTGCTCCAGCGTGGCGAAACGCCCGTCATGCATGTACGGCGCGGTGACAGCCACGTTGCGCAGGGTGGGAGTCTTGTAGAGCCCGTCATCCTCAGGCAGCAGGGTGATGCGGCCTCGCCCACGCGTGGGCTCCTCGTCCTGGCCGAAGTGGCTGTCCAGACCGTTGTTATGAAAGCCGTTGTCGGTGAAGAGTTCCGAGCCGTGGCAGGGCCCACACCGCTTGCGCACAAGCTCCAGCCCCTCCAGTTCCTGAGGGCTCAACGCGCCACCGGGCTCACCTCGCAGCCACCGATCATACCGGGAGTCCGCAGAGACCAGCGTCCGCTCATATTGCGCGAGCGCCCGCAGCAAGTGGCTCAGCGAGAGCCCTCCGGGCCCATAGGCCGCCTCGAAGAGGCGCACGGCCTCGGGCGTGGCGGACAAGCGTGCCAGAAGCGCCTCGAGATCCACCGACCCCAGCTCGTCCGGATGCGTGAGGGGAGCCAGGGAGAGGGACTCGAGGTTCTTGGCACCACCGTCCCAGAAGAGCCCCTCCATCCACGCCAGGTTGATGAGCGCGGGGGTGTGGCGCGAAAGGGGGCGTCCACTCACGCCGCGCGGAGTGAGCGGGGTGTCATCCGCAAAGGCGTGCGCCTGCAAGTGGCAGGAGGAGCAAGAGTGCTGCTGAGAGCTGGACAGCAGCGGCGAGTGAAACAACCAGCGTCCCAGGGCCACCCCTTCGGTGCTCAGGGGATTGTCCGGGGGCGAGGGCAAGGATGTGAAGCCCTTGGGGAGCGCACGCGCGGCGGGCGCTCCGGGCTCTGGCACGCTCGGCGCTGGCGGTGGGCCGCAAGCCTCCAGCAGCACGAGCACAAGGAGGACTACCCCTGCTCGCCAGAGCCCGGGAGCGCTCACCGGCTGGGGTTCTCCACGGACACCAGCGAGAACATGCTCGAATAGCTGTCGGACAGCGTGGCGCGCTCCGCGGTGTGGCTGGCACTGATGGTGGGCGTGGTGCGAGGGCTCAGCGCGGCGAAGAGCGCGCTGACGTCTGCGCGGAGGTTGACGTGGAGGCGCTTCTGGGAGTTCACGGTGATGGGAGCCGGGAAGGACTTCTGCACCGTCCGGTAGTTCGCGTTGCTACCCGTCTCCCAAGCGAAGCTGTCGGTGGCACCGTCCGCCTTGAGGTACCTACCCTGCGTCTTGGTGAAGATGTAGCTGGTGAACCACATCCAACTGATGGAGGTCATGTTCTTGAGCACATGCAGTTCACCGGCCTGGCGGCTGAGGTCATCATTGTAGGTAGGGTCAACGCCGACGCTGAAGAGGATGCCCGTGTAAACGCCCGCAGGCACGGCAGACACTTGAACACGCTCGCGGCGGTTGGCCGGCAGCGTCTCGGATTCGTTCGTTCCCTCGACCGCCTGCTCCTTGAGGACTTCCATCAGGTAGTAGCTGCCCGGCAGTGGCACCTGGCTGCCATCCTGCTTGACCAGGCGGATGTTGGATAGCCAGTACCGCAGCTCCGTGAAGGTAATCGTGTCGCCACCCGCAGTGAAGTAGGAGCGATCCAGCTCGAAGGGCTCAGGGCCGAAGGCCAGCGCGGCGTAGAGTTCCAAGGACCCGTCGGTGGCGGCCAGCCGAGCGGTGAGTCCCTGCAGCTCAGAGC
This region of Hyalangium minutum genomic DNA includes:
- a CDS encoding MbnP family protein, yielding MKTSLFSSVSLGRALGLALISCILLAACGEDSPRQGTLSPEEQKALEQQVTDLESEVTRLEGQILQWQQEHEDAQNTQAQLIAQVNTLRQQLDEARRLLESQDWQGVLVQLESARSELQGLTARLAATDGSLELYAALAFGPEPFELDRSYFTAGGDTITFTELRYWLSNIRLVKQDGSQVPLPGSYYLMEVLKEQAVEGTNESETLPANRRERVQVSAVPAGVYTGILFSVGVDPTYNDDLSRQAGELHVLKNMTSISWMWFTSYIFTKTQGRYLKADGATDSFAWETGSNANYRTVQKSFPAPITVNSQKRLHVNLRADVSALFAALSPRTTPTISASHTAERATLSDSYSSMFSLVSVENPSR
- a CDS encoding cytochrome-c peroxidase, giving the protein MSAPGLWRAGVVLLVLVLLEACGPPPAPSVPEPGAPAARALPKGFTSLPSPPDNPLSTEGVALGRWLFHSPLLSSSQQHSCSSCHLQAHAFADDTPLTPRGVSGRPLSRHTPALINLAWMEGLFWDGGAKNLESLSLAPLTHPDELGSVDLEALLARLSATPEAVRLFEAAYGPGGLSLSHLLRALAQYERTLVSADSRYDRWLRGEPGGALSPQELEGLELVRKRCGPCHGSELFTDNGFHNNGLDSHFGQDEEPTRGRGRITLLPEDDGLYKTPTLRNVAVTAPYMHDGRFATLEQVLEHYRHGMVPSATLDAAFRRNAAPPGLSLEEGEKAAILAFLEALTDESFLTAPELGPVKAVLPQPGHAAQSASARPSHADRGSPRTRPGRCLAGSAACPPRTSRPDR